A region of Lycium barbarum isolate Lr01 chromosome 1, ASM1917538v2, whole genome shotgun sequence DNA encodes the following proteins:
- the LOC132632544 gene encoding wall-associated receptor kinase-like 20: MIFLFLFSLTCVSAALLPECPKCGIMDVPYPLSSSDKCGNTNYKIHCKNNSLEFLSAEGVYYKILSINPNTSRLIIASPFVHEDTNNYCHSSDLSVGGLKIDENSPFNISSRNTVMLFNCSQRILLSPLNCSLNNPCRKFEQAKGCRDTLCCSYLKVKSKTSHQIRVRVGGCTAYTSVVDMKPGDSLNAWRYGIELQWLPPK, from the coding sequence AtgatttttcttttcctcttttcaTTAACTTGTGTGTCAGCAGCACTACTTCCTGAATGCCCAAAATGTGGAATCATGGATGTGCCATATCCACTTAGTAGCAGTGACAAATGTGGAAATACAAACTACAAAATTCACTGCAAAAATAACAGCTTAGAGTTTTTGTCTGCTGAAGGAGTTTACTACAAAATCCTCAGCATAAACCCAAACACATCTCGACTTATTATCGCTTCTCCTTTCGTGCACGAAGATACAAATAATTATTGCCATTCTTCTGATCTTTCTGTAGGTGGCTTAAAGATAGATGAAAACTCTCCGTTCAATATATCTTCGCGGAACACTGTTATGTTATTTAACTGCTCACAGAGAATTCTTTTATCCCCATTGAACTGCTCTTTAAACAATCCTTGCAGGAAATTTGAACAAGCTAAGGGTTGTAGAGATACACTATGTTGCAGTTACCTGAAGGTGAAATCCAAGACTTCTCATCAAATTAGGGTTCGGGTTGGTGGCTGCACTGCTTATACATCTGTGGTGGATATGAAGCCAGGAGATTCCTTGAATGCATGGCGTTACGGCATTGAGCTCCAATGGCTACCACCCAAATAA